Proteins from a genomic interval of Papaver somniferum cultivar HN1 chromosome 4, ASM357369v1, whole genome shotgun sequence:
- the LOC113275950 gene encoding uncharacterized protein LOC113275950 — MDPNYYEVKCREYVEQVRELNETEQYRDETHLDRDAVAKVFGVDDRGCVRGMGGGISKTELIASEVPREQLRQQVLKTRAVEDRVRNIEETVETLMAGLSFNPNPSNSNAQGMNGGGCQPAGSQRVILKNMRKRAVAVGYIFTNRPPIDDEFHLVLIDEICLPSESLCEGDGTFRDVSIGDKVMWPQYYVFPVAAGGAAFY; from the exons ATGGACCCCAACTATTATGAAGTAAAATGCAGAGAATATGTT GAACAAGTAAGAGAGCTTAATGAAACTGAGCAGTATAGAGATGAAACCCATTTGGACAGAGATGCAGTTGCCAAG GTGTTTGGAGTTGATGATAGAGGTTGTGTTCGAGGAATGGGAGGTGGGATATCCAAGACTGAACTAATTGCTTCTGAAGTTCCTAGGGAGCAATTAAGACAGCAAGTGCTGAAGACTAGAGCTGTAGAAGATCGGGTCCGTAATATCGAAGAAACTGTTGAGACACTAATGGCCGGTCTAAGTTTCAATCCTAACCCCAGTAATTCTAATGCTCAG GGTATGAATGGTGGTGGTTGTCAACCAGCTGGATCTCAGCGGGTAATTCTGAAGAACATGAGAAAAAGAGCTGTTGCAGTAGGCTATATATTTACCAATAGGCCTCCAATAGatgatgaatttcatttggtCCTCATTGATGAAATATGTTTACCTTCTGAGAGTCTCTGTGAAGGTGATGGAACATTTAGAGATGTTTCCATAGGTGACAAGGTTATGTGGCCACAATACTATGTTTTCCCAGTTGCCGCAGGTGGTGCTGCCTTTTATTGA